In one Epinephelus lanceolatus isolate andai-2023 chromosome 19, ASM4190304v1, whole genome shotgun sequence genomic region, the following are encoded:
- the LOC117269307 gene encoding class I histocompatibility antigen, F10 alpha chain-like — MIKLLLLLLFCHVSSPAKHSMKVFFTASSGVPESHNFPEVVAVMLIDDVQAGYCDSRIKTALAKQDWMEKLKEEDPQYWQLYTQECRVYQQVFKEEFHILKQRLNQTGSVHILQKMHGCEWDDETERVHGYQQYGYDGADFLTFDLDTESWVASKPQAVITKHFWDRQRARNELWKNYLTQFCPEWLRKHLNFGRSVLLRTDLPSVSLLQKSPSSPVSCHATGFYPYSAMMFWRKDGEEIHEDVDHGEILPNHDGTFQMSVDLNLSSVPPEDWRRYDCVFHLSGVKDDIITKLDKAVIRTNWERPGNVTVLITAAVAVLALVFITAIAFIVYKRKTAKSPPPPPDNNYELCLRLNPDT; from the exons ATGATAAAGTTACTTTTGTTGCTTCTCTTCTGTCATGTTTCATCTCCAG CAAAGCACTCTATGAAGGTTTTCTTCACTGCATCCTCTGGAGTCCCAGAGTCCCACAACTTCCCAGAGGTTGTGGCTGTTATGCTGATTGATGATGTTCAGGCGGGTTACTGTGACAGCAGAATCAAGACAGCATTAGCCAAACAGGACTGGATGGAAAAATTAAAAGAAGAGGATCCACAGTACTGGCAGTTGTACACACAGGAGTGTAGGGTGTACCAGCAAGTCTTTAAAGAAGAATTCCACATTTTGAAGCAGCGCTTAAACCAAACTGGAA gTGTCCACATTCTACAGAAAATGCATGGTTGTGAATGGGATGATGAGACTGAAAGGGTTCATGGGTATCAACAGTATGGTTATGATGGAGCAGACTTCCTAACATTTGACTTAGACACAGAGTCATGGGTGGCTTCAAAACCACAAGCTGTCATCACCAAACACTtctgggacagacagagagccagaaATGAGCTTTGGAAGAATTACCTCACCCAGTTTTGTCCTGAATGGCTGAGGAAGCATCTGAACTTTGGGAGGAGCGTCCTGCTGAGAACAG accttccctcagtgtctctcctccagaagtctccctcctctccagtcAGCTGCCACGCTACAGGTTTCTACCCATATAGCGCCATGATGTTctggaggaaagatggagaggagaTTCATGAGGACGTGGACCACGGAGAGATCCTCCCCAATCATGATGGAACCTTCCAGATGAGTGTTGACCTGAACCTTTCATCAGTCCCACCTGAAGACTGGAGGAGATACGACTGTGTGTTTCATCTCTCTGGTGTGaaggatgacatcatcaccaaACTGGACAAAGCAGTGATCAGGACCAACTGGG AGAGGCCTGGAAACGTGACCGtcctcatcactgctgcagtgGCTGTTCTTGCTCTCGTCTTCATCACTGCCATTGCATTCATTGTTTACAAAAGGAAGACag CCAAAAGTCCCCCACCTC CTCCTGACAACAACTACGAGCTCTGTCTGAGACTGAATCCAGACACCTGA